One genomic region from Stackebrandtia nassauensis DSM 44728 encodes:
- a CDS encoding DUF885 domain-containing protein, translating to MAKIDDIAERYMEKVVELSPIRATYMGVKGLDHEYDDFTVEGFAEKGELDRSTLAAVEAAQPASEAERVAKEAMVERLRILVERYEAGDLASGLSVIFSPMHSVRSSLDLMGTEGTENLENIAERMSKVGGALRDYAQTLRVEAARGNISARRQITECAKHADNWNGAAGDDFWEGLLGRLTVDGRPVSGALAEKLTESARSARAGLAEFGKFLRQELAPLAPEADAVGRDKYSRGSRFFLGSAVDLQETYEWGWQELHRIETEMAAVANEIKPGATVDEAIAVLDAQEHRNLSSKEAFREWMQELADATIADMADRHFDIPEPIRRIECMIAPTSDGTVYYTGPSEDFERPGRMWWSVPPSQQTFSTWRQVTTVYHEGVPGHHLQIGQTAYRTDILNRYQRRGIHCSGHSEGWALYSERLMDELGYLSDPGDKLGMLDGQAFRATRVVIDIGMHLQLRIPEDNPFGFHPGRTWTPELGWEFLTDHCRENHDFLRFELNRYLGWPGQAPSYKVGERLWLAAREEYKHRKGSDFDLKTFHTDALNLGTMGLDPFAAAMRRL from the coding sequence ATGGCAAAGATCGATGACATCGCAGAGCGTTACATGGAGAAAGTGGTTGAGCTGAGCCCGATCCGGGCCACCTACATGGGGGTCAAGGGGCTCGACCACGAATATGACGACTTCACCGTGGAGGGGTTCGCCGAGAAGGGCGAGCTGGATCGCTCCACATTGGCGGCGGTCGAGGCCGCGCAGCCGGCCAGCGAAGCCGAGCGGGTCGCCAAGGAAGCGATGGTCGAACGGTTGCGGATCCTGGTGGAGCGGTATGAGGCCGGGGACCTGGCGAGCGGGTTGTCGGTGATCTTCTCGCCCATGCACAGTGTCCGCAGCTCGCTGGATCTGATGGGGACCGAGGGGACGGAGAACCTCGAGAACATCGCCGAGCGCATGTCCAAAGTGGGGGGCGCGTTGCGGGACTACGCGCAGACCCTGCGGGTCGAGGCCGCCCGGGGCAACATCTCCGCCCGACGTCAGATCACCGAGTGCGCCAAACACGCCGACAACTGGAACGGCGCCGCCGGGGACGACTTCTGGGAGGGCTTGCTGGGACGGTTGACCGTCGACGGCAGGCCGGTGTCGGGGGCGCTGGCCGAGAAGCTGACGGAGTCGGCGCGCTCGGCGCGGGCCGGCCTGGCGGAGTTCGGGAAGTTCCTGCGGCAGGAGTTGGCGCCGCTGGCTCCCGAGGCCGACGCCGTGGGGCGGGACAAGTACTCGCGCGGATCCCGGTTCTTCCTGGGCAGTGCCGTTGACCTCCAGGAGACCTACGAGTGGGGCTGGCAGGAACTGCACCGCATCGAGACCGAGATGGCGGCGGTGGCCAACGAGATCAAGCCGGGCGCGACCGTCGACGAGGCCATCGCGGTGCTGGACGCGCAGGAACACCGCAACCTGTCGTCCAAAGAGGCGTTCCGGGAGTGGATGCAGGAACTGGCCGACGCCACCATCGCCGACATGGCCGACCGGCACTTCGACATCCCGGAGCCGATCCGCCGGATCGAGTGCATGATCGCGCCGACCTCCGACGGCACCGTGTACTACACCGGGCCCAGTGAGGACTTCGAGCGTCCGGGGCGGATGTGGTGGTCGGTTCCGCCGTCGCAGCAGACCTTCTCGACCTGGCGGCAGGTCACGACGGTCTACCACGAGGGCGTGCCAGGGCATCACCTCCAGATCGGACAGACCGCGTACCGCACCGACATCCTCAACCGCTACCAGCGGCGCGGCATCCACTGTTCCGGGCACTCCGAGGGCTGGGCGCTGTACTCCGAACGGCTCATGGACGAACTGGGCTACCTGTCCGACCCGGGCGACAAGCTGGGCATGCTGGACGGTCAGGCGTTTCGGGCCACCCGAGTCGTCATCGACATCGGGATGCACCTCCAGTTGCGGATTCCCGAGGACAACCCCTTCGGCTTCCACCCCGGCCGGACCTGGACGCCCGAACTGGGCTGGGAGTTCCTGACCGACCACTGTCGCGAGAACCACGACTTCCTGCGGTTCGAGCTCAACCGTTATCTCGGCTGGCCCGGCCAGGCACCGTCTTATAAGGTCGGTGAGCGGCTGTGGCTGGCCGCGCGCGAGGAATACAAGCACCGCAAGGGAAGCGACTTCGACCTGAAGACCTTCCACACCGACGCGCTGAACCTCGGCACCATGGGCCTTGACCCGTTCGCGGCGGCGATGCGCAGACTGTGA
- a CDS encoding LppM family (lipo)protein: MTNSFRRAALVASTLVFAVVALTGCIKVDLAATIKPDDTVDGELTAAVNIEALDAIGDEEADEFVKALTDDIPGATRAEPYNDGEFVGKTVHFADVPLAKFNASETDEAEDAQLSITHDEGHYILNGEWDLPRADTGGSFPDLDKEIVNSAEFSVKVTFPGPVIAHNGDLDGQTVTWNLELGKNNILRAESDQASNTALALWVLAIMVVLTLLVMLLLYLQLRRHSVAG; this comes from the coding sequence GTGACCAACTCGTTTCGCCGGGCAGCGCTCGTCGCATCCACATTGGTGTTCGCGGTCGTGGCGCTCACCGGTTGCATCAAGGTCGATCTCGCCGCGACCATCAAGCCGGACGACACCGTCGACGGCGAGCTGACGGCGGCGGTCAACATCGAGGCGCTCGACGCGATCGGCGACGAGGAGGCCGACGAGTTCGTCAAGGCCCTCACCGACGACATCCCCGGCGCCACCCGCGCCGAGCCGTACAACGACGGCGAGTTCGTCGGCAAGACCGTCCACTTCGCCGACGTCCCGCTGGCGAAGTTCAACGCCAGCGAGACCGACGAGGCCGAGGACGCGCAGCTGAGCATCACCCACGACGAGGGCCACTACATCCTCAACGGCGAGTGGGACCTGCCGCGCGCCGACACCGGCGGCTCCTTCCCCGACCTGGACAAGGAGATCGTCAACTCGGCGGAGTTCTCCGTCAAGGTCACCTTCCCGGGACCGGTGATCGCCCACAATGGTGACCTCGACGGACAGACCGTCACCTGGAACCTCGAACTCGGTAAGAACAACATCCTGCGCGCCGAATCCGACCAGGCGTCCAACACGGCCCTGGCGCTGTGGGTACTGGCCATCATGGTCGTGTTGACGCTCCTGGTGATGCTGCTGCTGTACCTGCAGCTGCGCCGCCACTCGGTGGCGGGCTAG
- a CDS encoding GNAT family N-acetyltransferase: MALGYVRPARESDAEEIARIQSTTWRTAYDKIVPSQVLAGMDEAWLAEQWRQACVAPPSPAHRVFVAIEQVESDASVKRVVGFAAVGPGEDDEAGAGAVTELLVEPRFARRGHGSRLLSAMVEQLREHDLTTVYAWVFPRDAAALNFYKSAGWAPEGTRRTLDMDGTEVPQLRLHVDLTEAPGPVSEMS; this comes from the coding sequence ATGGCCCTGGGGTATGTACGTCCGGCGCGGGAGTCCGACGCCGAGGAGATCGCGCGCATCCAGTCGACGACCTGGCGCACCGCCTACGACAAGATCGTCCCGTCCCAGGTGCTGGCCGGCATGGACGAGGCGTGGCTCGCCGAACAGTGGCGGCAGGCGTGCGTGGCGCCGCCGAGCCCGGCGCACCGGGTGTTCGTGGCGATCGAACAGGTCGAGTCCGACGCGTCGGTGAAACGCGTCGTGGGCTTCGCGGCGGTGGGTCCGGGCGAGGACGACGAGGCCGGGGCGGGCGCGGTCACCGAGCTGCTGGTGGAGCCGAGGTTCGCGCGCCGGGGCCACGGCAGCCGCCTGCTGTCGGCGATGGTGGAGCAGTTGCGCGAGCACGACCTGACGACGGTGTACGCGTGGGTGTTCCCGCGGGACGCCGCCGCGCTGAACTTCTACAAGTCGGCGGGCTGGGCCCCGGAGGGCACCCGCCGCACCCTGGACATGGACGGCACCGAGGTGCCGCAGCTGCGGCTGCACGTCGACCTGACCGAAGCACCCGGCCCGGTCTCCGAAATGTCCTAA